Proteins encoded together in one Thermomonospora curvata DSM 43183 window:
- a CDS encoding L-threonylcarbamoyladenylate synthase codes for MSRRYDCTDPARRAAGIAAAAAAVRAGELVVLPTDTVYGVGCGAFLPDAVDALLKAKGRGRQMPAPVLIGSPEALADLVTDTGPYGPALIEEFWPGALTLVFPAVPGLARVLGDAQGTVAVRMPRDELALELLREAGPMAVSSANLTGRPAARTAGEAFAQLGESVAVYLDGGPAPLGEPSSIVDLSGDEPRLLRAGALAAETLRRVCGTLKEGAG; via the coding sequence GTGAGCCGACGCTACGACTGCACCGACCCCGCGCGGCGGGCCGCCGGCATCGCCGCCGCGGCCGCGGCCGTGCGGGCCGGGGAACTGGTCGTCCTGCCGACCGACACGGTCTATGGCGTCGGCTGCGGAGCCTTCCTTCCCGATGCGGTGGACGCCCTGCTGAAGGCCAAGGGGCGCGGCCGGCAGATGCCGGCCCCGGTCCTGATCGGCTCGCCGGAGGCGCTGGCGGATCTGGTGACCGACACCGGCCCTTACGGCCCGGCCCTGATCGAGGAGTTCTGGCCCGGCGCGCTCACCTTGGTCTTTCCGGCCGTCCCCGGCCTCGCCCGGGTGCTGGGCGACGCCCAGGGCACGGTCGCGGTCCGCATGCCGCGCGATGAGCTGGCGCTGGAGCTGCTGCGGGAGGCCGGGCCGATGGCGGTCAGCAGCGCCAACCTGACCGGGCGCCCGGCGGCGCGCACCGCCGGGGAGGCGTTCGCGCAGCTGGGCGAATCCGTGGCGGTCTACCTGGACGGCGGGCCGGCGCCGCTGGGGGAGCCGTCCTCGATCGTCGATCTGAGCGGGGATGAGCCGCGTCTGCTGCGGGCCGGCGCTCTTGCGGCCGAGACACTGCGGCGGGTCTGCGGAACCTTGAAGGAGGGGGCCGGCTGA
- a CDS encoding L-threonylcarbamoyladenylate synthase — protein sequence MSRRYDCSDPMERTRGIAEAVSAVRRGELIVLPTDTVYGIGCDAFTPSAVQALLDAKGHGRDRPPAVLVGSVRAATALVEDLGTYGQDLIDEFWPGALTLVCRANRNLSWDLGDAKGTVAVRMPLHDLALELLKETGPLAVSAAARKGGPPARSAAQAESVFGDAVSVCLDGGPSGERQPSTLLDLTGPIPRLLRAGAVSVDRIRAITGVVMTEEDESAEETAEPQAAPAKEPSSDGAAAQDGPSLDKGAPGGGA from the coding sequence GTGAGCCGACGTTATGACTGCTCGGATCCGATGGAGCGGACGCGGGGCATCGCCGAGGCCGTCTCGGCGGTGCGGCGCGGCGAGCTGATCGTGCTGCCCACGGACACGGTGTACGGGATCGGCTGTGACGCCTTCACCCCTTCGGCCGTGCAGGCGCTGCTGGACGCCAAGGGGCACGGCCGGGACCGTCCGCCGGCGGTGCTGGTCGGCTCGGTGCGCGCCGCCACCGCGCTGGTGGAGGATCTGGGCACCTACGGGCAGGACCTGATCGACGAGTTCTGGCCGGGGGCGCTGACGCTGGTGTGCCGGGCCAACCGCAACCTGTCGTGGGATCTGGGCGACGCCAAGGGCACGGTGGCGGTGCGGATGCCGCTGCACGACCTGGCCCTGGAGCTGCTCAAGGAGACCGGGCCGCTGGCGGTGAGCGCCGCCGCCCGCAAGGGCGGGCCGCCGGCGCGCTCGGCGGCGCAGGCCGAGTCGGTCTTCGGTGACGCCGTGTCGGTCTGCCTGGACGGCGGCCCCTCCGGGGAGCGGCAGCCCTCCACGCTGCTGGATTTGACCGGGCCGATTCCCCGGCTGCTGCGCGCCGGGGCGGTCTCGGTGGACCGGATCCGCGCCATCACCGGCGTGGTGATGACCGAGGAGGACGAATCGGCGGAGGAGACCGCCGAACCGCAGGCCGCGCCGGCCAAGGAGCCCTCTTCGGACGGAGCCGCGGCGCAGGACGGGCCTTCCCTCGACAAGGGGGCTCCCGGCGGCGGTGCCTGA
- the prmC gene encoding peptide chain release factor N(5)-glutamine methyltransferase encodes MNLLLEEVARATVRLADAGVASPRADAEELAAAVHGVKRSELHTVPDSAFDARFWEGVARREAGEPLQHITGRAFFRYLELKVGPGVFIPRPETEVMVGWALETLHQMDVRDPLVVDLGTGSGAIALSIVQEAPSARVHAVEKDPTAFVYATRNVEELDLRGRVRLHLADFADALQELNGTVDLVISNPPYIPMSEWEYVPPEVRDHDPAAALWGGGDDGLDAIRTVERTARRLLRPGGHVAVEHSDMQGNAVYWVFAEEHGWRDVRNHRDLTDRDRFVTARLAVE; translated from the coding sequence ATGAACCTGCTGCTGGAGGAGGTGGCGCGGGCGACGGTGCGGCTGGCCGACGCCGGGGTCGCCTCGCCCCGTGCCGACGCCGAGGAGCTGGCCGCGGCCGTGCACGGGGTCAAGCGGTCTGAGCTGCACACCGTTCCCGACTCGGCGTTCGACGCCCGCTTCTGGGAGGGCGTGGCCCGCCGCGAGGCGGGCGAGCCGCTGCAGCACATCACCGGCCGCGCCTTCTTCCGCTACCTGGAGCTGAAGGTGGGGCCCGGGGTGTTCATCCCCCGCCCGGAGACCGAGGTGATGGTCGGCTGGGCGCTGGAGACCCTGCACCAGATGGACGTGCGCGACCCGCTGGTGGTCGACTTGGGCACCGGCTCGGGCGCCATCGCGCTGAGCATCGTCCAGGAGGCGCCCAGCGCGCGCGTGCACGCCGTGGAAAAGGACCCCACGGCGTTCGTCTACGCCACCCGCAACGTCGAGGAGCTGGACCTGCGGGGGCGGGTGCGGCTGCATCTGGCCGACTTCGCCGACGCCCTCCAGGAGCTCAACGGCACCGTCGATCTGGTGATCAGCAACCCTCCCTACATCCCGATGAGCGAGTGGGAGTACGTGCCGCCGGAGGTGCGCGACCACGACCCGGCGGCGGCGCTGTGGGGAGGCGGCGACGACGGCCTGGACGCCATCCGGACGGTGGAGCGCACCGCCCGGCGGCTGCTGCGGCCCGGCGGCCATGTCGCGGTCGAGCACAGCGACATGCAGGGCAACGCCGTCTACTGGGTGTTCGCCGAAGAACACGGCTGGCGGGACGTCCGCAACCACCGCGACCTGACCGACCGGGACCGCTTCGTCACCGCCCGCCTGGCGGTCGAGTGA
- the prfA gene encoding peptide chain release factor 1 → MNLDELIGEYTEIEGKLADPAVHADQNAARRLGKRYAQLRPIVETARQLRSVEGDLEAARELAAEDGAFAAEAAELEKRRTELEQKLRKLLIPRDPNDDKDVILEIKAGEGGEESALFAGDLLRMYLRYAERIGWKTEILSSQPSDLGGYKDVTVAVKARPGPDGEPIGAWSHLKFEGGVHRVQRVPVTESQGRIHTSAVGVLVTPEAEEIDVQIDPNDLRIDVYRSSGPGGQSVNTTDSAVRITHLPTGVVVSCQNEKSQLQNKEQAMRILRSRLLALAQQEAEAAAAAERRSQVRTVDRSERVRTYNFPENRISDHRVGYKAYNLDQVLDGDLHNVIQTLVEADLERRLAEAQGTTQGT, encoded by the coding sequence GTGAACCTCGACGAGCTGATCGGCGAATACACCGAGATCGAAGGCAAGCTGGCCGACCCGGCCGTGCACGCCGACCAGAATGCGGCGCGCCGGCTGGGCAAGCGCTACGCCCAGCTGCGACCCATCGTCGAGACGGCCCGGCAGTTGCGCAGCGTCGAAGGCGACCTGGAGGCCGCCCGCGAGCTGGCGGCCGAAGACGGCGCGTTCGCCGCCGAAGCCGCCGAGCTGGAAAAACGCCGGACCGAGCTGGAACAGAAGCTGCGCAAGCTGCTGATCCCCCGCGATCCCAACGATGACAAGGACGTCATCTTGGAGATCAAAGCCGGCGAGGGCGGGGAGGAATCGGCGCTGTTCGCCGGCGACCTGCTGCGCATGTACCTGCGTTATGCCGAGCGCATCGGCTGGAAGACCGAGATCCTCTCCTCCCAGCCGTCCGATCTGGGCGGGTACAAGGACGTGACCGTCGCGGTCAAGGCCCGTCCCGGCCCCGACGGCGAGCCCATCGGGGCGTGGTCGCACCTGAAGTTCGAAGGCGGCGTGCACCGCGTGCAGCGGGTGCCGGTGACCGAGTCCCAGGGCCGCATCCACACCAGCGCCGTGGGCGTGCTGGTCACCCCCGAGGCCGAAGAGATCGACGTGCAGATCGACCCCAACGATCTGCGCATCGACGTCTACCGCTCCTCCGGCCCCGGCGGGCAGAGCGTCAACACCACCGACTCGGCGGTGCGCATCACCCACCTGCCGACCGGCGTGGTGGTCTCCTGCCAGAACGAAAAGAGCCAGCTGCAGAACAAAGAGCAGGCGATGCGCATCCTGCGGTCCCGCCTGCTGGCGCTGGCCCAGCAGGAGGCGGAGGCGGCCGCCGCCGCCGAGCGCCGCAGCCAGGTCCGCACGGTGGACCGCTCCGAGCGGGTGCGCACCTACAACTTCCCCGAGAACCGCATCTCCGACCACCGGGTCGGATACAAGGCCTACAACCTCGACCAGGTGCTCGACGGCGACCTGCACAACGTGATCCAGACCCTGGTCGAGGCCGACCTGGAACGCAGACTGGCCGAAGCCCAGGGAACGACCCAGGGAACATGA
- the rpmE gene encoding 50S ribosomal protein L31 produces MKPGIHPDYVVTTVTCTCGNTFQTRSTARNGVIHADVCSSCHPFYTGKQKILDTGGRVARFEQRFGKRSGAKK; encoded by the coding sequence TTGAAGCCTGGCATTCACCCCGACTACGTCGTCACCACGGTGACGTGCACGTGCGGAAACACCTTCCAGACCCGCAGCACCGCCCGCAACGGCGTGATCCACGCCGACGTGTGCTCCAGCTGCCACCCGTTCTACACCGGCAAGCAGAAGATCCTGGACACCGGCGGCCGGGTGGCCCGCTTCGAGCAGCGTTTCGGCAAGCGGAGCGGCGCCAAGAAGTAA
- a CDS encoding response regulator, translating to MRVVIAEDSVLLREGLVRLLADAGIETVGVAGDGPGLVRAVAEHEPDLAIVDVRMPPSFTDEGLRAALQVRRDRPKLPILVLSQYVEERYAADLLGDGAQGVGYLLKERVSEVTEFIDAVRRIAAGGTVIDPEVIGQLLSRRRTGDRLEALTPREREVLALMAEGRSNAAIARTLVVSEGAVEKHISNILLKLDLPPTPDDHRRVMAVLAYLGAR from the coding sequence GTGAGGGTGGTCATCGCTGAGGACTCGGTGCTGCTGCGGGAAGGGCTGGTGCGGCTGCTGGCCGACGCCGGCATCGAGACGGTGGGAGTGGCCGGGGACGGGCCGGGCCTGGTGCGGGCCGTGGCCGAGCACGAGCCGGACCTGGCGATCGTGGACGTGCGGATGCCGCCCTCGTTCACCGACGAAGGGCTGCGGGCGGCGCTGCAGGTGCGGCGCGACCGGCCGAAGCTGCCGATCCTGGTGCTGTCGCAGTACGTGGAGGAGCGCTACGCCGCCGACCTGCTGGGGGACGGCGCCCAGGGCGTGGGCTACCTGCTCAAGGAGCGGGTCTCCGAGGTCACCGAGTTCATCGACGCGGTGCGGCGGATCGCGGCCGGGGGCACGGTGATCGACCCGGAGGTGATCGGGCAGCTGCTGAGCCGGCGGCGCACCGGGGACCGGCTGGAGGCCCTGACCCCCCGGGAACGCGAGGTGCTGGCCCTGATGGCCGAGGGCCGCTCGAACGCGGCCATCGCCCGCACCCTGGTGGTCTCCGAGGGGGCGGTGGAAAAGCACATCTCCAATATCCTGCTCAAGCTGGACCTGCCGCCCACACCCGACGACCATCGCCGGGTGATGGCGGTGCTGGCCTACCTGGGCGCACGCTGA